The window ATCTCCGGCTTTACAAGTTTGATGTGCCTTCTATACTTTGACGTCGGAGTTATATTAGTAAGTCGAGATGGACAATGGGATTGTCGATTTCGATTGACGCGATATATcagacaaagagaaagagattcaaAGGCTCGATTGTCTCATTCATTTGTAGACTTACTTGGTCGTTTATTCTTcaggagaagagaaagattcTAATATAGCTAATCAGATCTTCACTTACTTAGTCTCCTATTTCTCTTTCGAGGATATTGATTTCGTACCTCCCGCGTGTCCCGTCCTTGTGTTCCACTTCCATATCAGAGAGTTGCATCAGAAAGATCCTGCTCCTAAGATTGAGATCATGGAAGCTGCTATGAATGTGTTAAGACTCGCAGCAGACACTTTTTTGGATGTAAAGGAAGATGTCGTTTGAGATACATTTGTGCGGTCGATAGCTCCAATCGTAGATTGTTACCGAGTTAAAAAATTGTGCTTTCTTTGTGATAAAAGGGTATCTTAAAGAAAAGAGATTGTTTACAACAGTATGCAATCACATATTCCATGCTACTTGCATCTCAAGTCACTTGTTGCATACTCCTCAGTGTCTTGCCTTGTTTGCTCTGCGAACTTGCTACCAATCGACATTTGATTAAGACTTAATTTTACTATGTTAAGTGATATTTGAAGATGTTGTGTTGACTGAAGTTTTATAAGGTCAAGAATATGTCATGAAACCTCTACTAAGACAAGAAGTGATGGTATGAAAAGAGACGTAGATACAGAGATGGAATTGTCATAGATGGTGTGACAGGTCATACAAGGATATTAGACAAAACTGATACAGAGGCTGATGCATTACATGATATAGATGTTGGTGGAGCTGACACAGAGGAGGAAGTATTAGTTGATACAAGTGTTGGTACATCAGACCTTAAGTAGCACTTGGTGGTCGTTCTGACACAGTGATGGATACAAAGCAGAGAAGAATATAAGATGTTGAATCAAGAACCCTGCAGTTAGATATATCATAAGATGTATCAAACGTCTGAACCAGTTCTTGTACTAGTTCCGACGTTAATACAtgaagtagtacaagaagctgaaCTGAAAAGTTTGAGTACATAAGCTTATGACcaacttggacaagccaagtggcGGCTGCTGAACTGGATGAACATTTTGAATGGAAAATTCAAGATGGGATCATGGAGGTAAACtttcatatttgttgtataatactcccttcgtttcaaaatataagatgttttagaaaagttttttgtttcataatataagatgttttcaagtttctatgcaacttttagattagtttagtattttatattatgcaatattgtttatgattggttgaacttgttaaaagtaaaaacttcttaatctgcgtgttttagttaaaacatcctattttttgaaacagagggagtagtaaatttcattttgttgtataataggaaaattgTCAACCCTAGGGGTTGTACtcctatttgttttataataggAATGTTGACAACCCTAGGAGTTGtgcaattgatataaataacAAGAGGGTGCTTCATGAAGACTTGCGCGCTTCAAGATAGTTtcgagagatgcacacaagatgtgtaGTGTCGCCCCATCAATAAGGtagagagatcttttgatgatttattcatctagaaaagaatgataTGCATAGTAGTGCTTGTATCATATGTAGTTGTAATTGCTTTCTTGCTCTAATAGATTTGTTCTGGACTAAGTCCCAAGAATATATGTAGGAAAAACTGAACTCTGTTAACAAAGTTCTTACGTTATTTACTTTATGCTCGTACAAAGTCGAAGTCAATCATACACGTACTTAAGCATATAGACTTAGccacaaatatatgttttcaatATTAATTCACTTTTGTATatcaaagttttggttttattggttctttgtttttttttctctaataaaaGACCTTTTAGAAATGAACCctcgttatatatatacttaaaacatGTTTTGTGGACTAGTCATTTTGTAGTTAGAGCATATTCTTATGCTGTCTTCTTTTGCTGTTCTATATTGCGATGTTGTCACAAGTAGAGGTCACGGTTTTTCAATCTTGGTTCGAAGCATTTATTGATAGGTTAGTAAACCCATCTACGGTAGCTACCTTGTGTAAATTGGCTACTTAACTCAGTAACACCGTGACtatagttacaacttacaagttcAGCTATACAATCAGTTAAGTACTCAAGTTACTTACTAACATGTACTGAACTAACAGTGAGATTTCTAACTTCAATTTGCGGGAGTGAACTGTGGAGGGTCtatttgatcaaattatttACTTAGTGGTTTTTTCAACACGTTCTTAAAAGCTTCGTATTATATTTCTCTCCCTAGTATATTACTTTAATTACAATAAGACTCAAGAACTATCTtatatttactaatttcaacCTCAATGTTTGGTTTTGGTCAGAAATCATTTATTAGGTACCCAAATTTCCAAATCCAgtttcgctctctctctctctctctctctctctctctctaaccatTGATGAAATGAGAGTTCTTGAGGAAATTGCAGAGTCACCATTTCTGATTTCAAGGCTAAACCCTAATTCGACGGCCAGTGGATATGGATGGGTCGATAAGTGCCATGGTTTCCTACATAACACGGTTCTTGTTGCggcttctctcttctttgtcgCCTACTTAGCTTACGAGGCGAAGAAGAGCTTGTCTAAGCTCTCGAATCGGAGATCTTATATCATGATCGCTTATTATGGGTGTCTTTGGCTTGTTACCTTGCTCAATCTTGTTTGGTGCTGTCTCcaggtttgttttgattttataaagaTCGCTACTTTGATTGCATGAGTGAGATTATTATGACTATTTTAGGCTCTGGGAAACTCAAAACTGAAGAATCTGTTAGAAAGATTAGAACTTTTGATTGAATGATGAGTATATTTAACACTATTTTATTTAGTCTCTCTGAATCTCAAATTAGAAATTTTAAGACTAGTTCTTTGGGAGGGATACATGTTTTTGGATCCAAGTAAGATGTGTTTTGTTAGGAAGATCGTAACTGTAGTCCCGGCTGTGTATGGAAATGGGTAAATGTTCCTTGTCTCCATTTAGTTTCTTGATTTCGATTCAGTTATCCGAGTAATGAAAGAATCTTTCAGAAAGATCAGAACTTTGATTTAGGCACATGGAAACTCAGATTCCGAATAATCTTTtagaaagatcaaaactttgatTGAATAATGAGTATATGAAGACTATTTTAGGTTCTGTGAAACTTACATTACTAAGATTATTTTCAGAAAGATCAGACCCGAGTATATTAAGACTAACCTGAGCTCGATGCAACTCAAATTAGAAACTTTTTGGTCATAAATGTAGTCATTAGATTGTTTTTCGAGGGTTTCTGGATAGGTTATTGCCTAATGAAAGAATCTTTCACAAAAATTACAACTTTGATGGAATGAATGAGGATATTAAGACTAATCTAGGCTCTNttaaaagtaaaaacttcttaatctgcgtgttttagttaaaacatcctattttttgaaacagagggagtagtaaatttcattttgttgtataataggaaaattgTCAACCCTAGGGGTTGTACtcctatttgttttataataggAATGTTGACAACCCTAGGAGTTGtgcaattgatataaataacAAGAGGGTGCTTCATGAAGACTTGCGCGCTTCAAGATAGTTtcgagagatgcacacaagatgtgtaGTGTCGCCCCATCAATAAGGtagagagatcttttgatgatttattcatctagaaaagaatgataTGCATAGTAGTGCTTGTATCATATGTAGTTGTAATTGCTTTCTTGCTCTAATAGATTTGTTCTGGACTAAGTCCCAAGAATATATGTAGGAAAAACTGAACTCTGTTAACAAAGTTCTTACGTTATTTACTTTATGCTCGTACAAAGTCGAAGTCAATCATACACGTACTTAAGCATATAGACTTAGccacaaatatatgttttcaatATTAATTCACTTTTGTATatcaaagttttggttttattggttctttgtttttttttctctaataaaaGACCTTTTAGAAATGAACCctcgttatatatatacttaaaacatGTTTTGTGGACTAGTCATTTTGTAGTTAGAGCATATTCTTATGCTGTCTTCTTTTGCTGTTCTATATTGCGATGTTGTCACAAGTAGAGGTCACGGTTTTTCAATCTTGGTTCGAAGCATTTATTGATAGGTTAGTAAACCCATCTACGGTAGCTACCTTGTGTAAATTGGCTACTTAACTCAGTAACACCGTGACtatagttacaacttacaagttcAGCTATACAATCAGTTAAGTACTCAAGTTACTTACTAACATGTACTGAACTAACAGTGAGATTTCTAACTTCAATTTGCGGGAGTGAACTGTGGAGGGTCtatttgatcaaattatttACTTAGTGGTTTTTTCAACACGTTCTTAAAAGCTTCGTATTATATTTCTCTCCCTAGTATATTACTTTAATTACAATAAGACTCAAGAACTATCTtatatttactaatttcaacCTCAATGTTTGGTTTTGGTCAGAAATCATTTATTAGGTACCCAAATTTCCAAATCCAgtttcgctctctctctctctctctctctctctctctctaaccatTGATGAAATGAGAGTTCTTGAGGAAATTGCAGAGTCACCATTTCTGATTTCAAGGCTAAACCCTAATTCGACGGCCAGTGGATATGGATGGGTCGATAAGTGCCATGGTTTCCTACATAACACGGTTCTTGTTGCggcttctctcttctttgtcgCCTACTTAGCTTACGAGGCGAAGAAGAGCTTGTCTAAGCTCTCGAATCGGAGATCTTATATCATGATCGCTTATTATGGGTGTCTTTGGCTTGTTACCTTGCTCAATCTTGTTTGGTGCTGTCTCcaggtttgttttgattttataaagaTCGCTACTTTGATTGCATGAGTGAGATTATTATGACTATTTTAGGCTCTGGGAAACTCAAAACTGAAGAATCTGTTAGAAAGATTAGAACTTTTGATTGAATGATGAGTATATTTAACACTATTTTATTTAGTCTCTCTGAATCTCAAATTAGAAATTTTAAGACTAGTTCTTTGGGAGGGATACATGTTTTTGGATCCAAGTAAGATGTGTTTTGTTAGGAAGATCGTAACTGTAGTCCCGGCTGTGTATGGAAATGGGTAAATGTTCCTTGTCTCCATTTAGTTTCTTGATTTCGATTCAGTTATCCGAGTAATGAAAGAATCTTTCAGAAAGATCAGAACTTTGATTTAGGCACATGGAAACTCAGATTCCGAATAATCTTTtagaaagatcaaaactttgatTGAATAATGAGTATATGAAGACTATTTTAGGTTCTGTGAAACTTACATTACTAAGATTATTTTCAGAAAGATCAGACCCGAGTATATTAAGACTAACCTGAGCTCGATGCAACTCAAATTAGAAACTTTTTGGTCATAAATGTAGTCATTAGATTGTTTTTCGAGGGTTTCTGGATAGGTTATTGCCTAATGAAAGAATCTTTCACAAAAATTACAACTTTGATGGAATGAATGAGGATATTAAGACTAATCTAGGCTCTTGAAACTCAAATTAGAAATCTTTTGGTCATAAGTTAAGAATGAAATCATAATAGTATGTAGTGTTTCTGGATTGGTGTGAGATGTGTTTTGTTAAGAAGATCGTAACTGCAATATGCTGTTCATGAAAATGAGCTAATGATCCTTGTATCCATTAACTATTCCAGGTTTAGCTTATCATgtttcatgtaatttttttgtgtgttacaGGGTTGGGAATGTACTCCTGGGAAAGAAGTTGTTTGGAATCTGTTAACTTTGGTCACAACATCTGGAATGTTGTTTCTGGAAGTAAGCCTAGTGGCTTTTCTCTTCCAAGGAAACTATGCGAGTGGTTCAGAAGCATTGACGAGAACTTTCCTTATCTCGGGGTTTGTTATTGCTCTTGATTTGCTTTTCAAGGTATCAATCTTCTTCATAACTACTACACGTCTCAACTTTGTCTACTCTACCCTCTGAACAAATCTTAGATATGGTGAAATGACAAGTTTATGATCTTTCATTGGTTTTGCCAAACTTTCTGATATAAGTTTAGGCCTTACCATTTCTTTTCGCCTTATATTCAGACACTTTTTCTATTTGGATTTGGTGTGCCATTGTTTATTGACAACAATGAAAATGGAAATACGTTCAAATGGGGATTATGGATCATTCATAAGCTTCTACTCACTGGCGTTTATGGGATGATCTTCTTGATGTACAACTCTAGGCGGAGAGAAAAATTGCCCGGTAAGTTGATCAGAAGCTTCTACATTCCTTATAGTCGCACTAGCCCATTATATTGTTCACtggtttctttctatttcttttcaTTCATATCTTAATGTTTTTAACAGCAAGGCCTGCATTTTTCAAGTACATAGCCATCATGTTTGCCTTATACGGACTTTACCTAGTTGCATCTGTGTTTACTGCAAACGGCGCACATTTTTGGATTCTGGTAACTCTATCTGATACCATCCCAACAGagaatattgttttatattcaGCTTCTATCTGCCTTTGAACTCAAAATACTTACAGGTTGTATGGGATCATGAGTGTTTCCTACCACGCTTTATACCTTCCTCTTCTTTACTTTACTTTTCTCGCAGACTTTTTCCAGGTTAAAAGTCCTCATCATTCATCTTCTCTCGCTCTGTcgctttccttttcttttccctcTAAAATGCAAATGGCTTTGTGCAGGAAGAAGATCTGAACTTGGAGAATGTATACTTCTCAGAGATGAAGGACGCTGGATTCTTCGATTCTGATTGGGGATAGAACTAGGGCAACAAACATCTTCTAAATCTGTATATACACGTTGGGTAGGATCTCATAGGAGTCATGGCCACTTGTTCGGGCTTTGGGTTACATTTTAGGGTTAGCTGTTGTGTGTCTGTCTGTACTTGTCCCTCATGTTTCCTactcttttataaatctaaGTTTCATGTGAACCTCTCTGTTCCTTTTAACTGATAATCTAAAGGAAAGTTTTGTAGTAGTCAAAAGATTGACACAACTAACCACTAGGGCAGAGACATACAACAAAGCATTGACACAATTGAGCAAAAGACAATAAGAAAGACAAAGCCGTTGgttgtttccttaattaagcGGTCTTTTCTTGGACGAGTTCTTCAATGAGTTCAGCAGCCTGTTGGACTGTTGCAATCTCCTTTGCTCTTTCTTCCGCCATTGTTATCCCAAACTCTTCCTCCAAACCCATCACTATCTCAACCTGCAAACAGATCACAGTTTGGTGATGGATGGCCATTAATGAgtttttgagacaaaaaaaacaattggtgGATACATACTGTGTCGAGAGAATCAGCTCCGAGTTAAGTAAATTTGGTTCCTGCAGTGACTTTTTGATCATCGGTGAGCGACAATTGCTTCTTCACAATCTCAGACACTTTCTCCACTGTCTCTTGCTTGGCCTTGAAGCACATATAAAAACCCCTTTTAGTCTTTGGAACGCAAAGATCAAATAAGCTCAATGAAAAGTGAAATTTAAATCAACGTACTGCACAAGATACTTGGAGGCGAGCAGGCATCGAACGTCTTCGTAGGCTAAAGGAGAGATTATTTTTAGTCTTTCCATCGTTGAAAATCGAAACCTGTTTTTGAAGACTGAACCTTGTTCTTGTAGCCTGTTTTTTACCATGCATCAACAAACGACAAAGATTTCGATGAGAAGAGCTTTCTACAACCATAGTTACCGGATTTTTATTGAGTTACAAGAACAAAGTTTCTTAGAAagaaaatctttataaattcttcaatattgataTATAGTATCAGTCTATCAGAAAATGATATTATAATCGATGGTAACGAGGAAACTATTGTATCGTTagcacaaagaagaagaggaactaTGTACCGAGACACGAGCTTGCATGGAGATTGAGGAACAGAGAGTTGTCGCCATATTATCGATCTGATGGAGAAAGATGGCGGATTGTTCAAGGAGCGTGACTTACGATTTGTAGTTGATATGGCACTAAATGCGACTTGTTCTGTATTTATAGCATAAAGTGGTCCGGCTGAAACGATTCAATGACTGGGGACAACATATTTGGGTTATTGTAGGGCTCATTCGTAGATTACATGAAAGCCCAACTAAAATATACTCAGCGTTTTGTTCCGTAGTTGGACTTGGAGTTGGAGTTATATTATTTGCAACCGGTgtttttctgttatttttttttggggttttctaagcaaaataattacttttttttacaagtttattctctatatacaaaataaatatattctataTGTCAAATCGAATCTTAATCCGGAAAAAATTCAGCCGCCATTAGCGCGACTGAGATCAAATATATCATTCAACAAAAAAGGGTTCAAAGTTATAATTGAGAAGCgtaaatcaaaaaattaatgtCAATGGAGCATTTTACAATGTCATATTTTGCAGTTGTTAGTAGAGATTTCATCTAATGGTAATCATGTTTAATATGTTTGcagatgtttttgttttttatgttttccaaACATTCATGTAGGACTATTGATAGTTTCAACTTGTTTAGAATGTGTCTAGTAGGGTTACGACACTTTATGCATTTCAGGAACATTACAGTCAGTATTTCAGCAATAAATATTATGGTCTTGTAATAATCAACTGTGTTGCGAGAGTTTAAGAAAGTAATATTGAAATCGTTCGAACAATGATCTTTTTGcaacgaaaaacaaaattgtaattgcTGATCAGTATGACTCATACTGTATGAGTATGCAGAAAACAAAAGTGGGTTTATAACGTTTACACAAACTTATTGAAACAAAAAGTGAGTTTGCCGGGGGAAAATCAAAGTTAAAAGGATAGTATCAAATGTTAGCTTTTcttgtttacatttttctttgataaaattttaaacaaattgtgGAATATGTTTAAGATTGTGACAAAGAGTAAAACAACAATACAGAAAGCattttgtttattcttcttGTCCAACCCGGCAGTACGAATCAGATCCGGTCAAGTTCGAAGcaataaccaaaatcaaaacataaacaaatgtATAGTTTtgttacaacaaaacaaatatgaatataCATACATCACTCAGACCTTCCCAAAGTTTTTGGCTTTCTGCTTTCAAAACGTAGGACAAATTTCTGTCCTCACAAACAATATTACAAATGGATAATTACACAAAAGCATAATTTTAATCACccttttctaccaaaaaaataataataaagcttTTTCTTCCACATTTTTTCCTCATGCCTTGCTGAGATCAGGAGGGTCTCTCTCAGTTGGAGAACCAGGGACGAAAGGGACAAAGCCACGACCTCCAAAGACGGGTCGCATGAAAGAGTCATCGAACTGTCTCCAGTAGTAATGCACGGTTCGAGTGGGACGTGTCAAGAAACCACGTATACTGTCAGGCCGAGGCACATTGTGGTTCCCTGAAGGCTCAATGAACGAGTCTTGGTCCAGCAAAGGAATATGGATGGATTTTGGGGTGTTTTCATCAGATAACATGCTCGTTGTGGCGCTCTGGTGCGGCAATAGGTAGCTTATGAGCGGTTTGGTCAGCATACCAAACACCTGAAAAGACCAGGTTGAAAAGAATCTAGTTACCAAATATCCAAtctaactttaaaaaaatatgttatgtAACCAATTTGAATATCCGGAGATTACTTACCACTGTGCTAAAAAGACAGACGGTTATAGTACTGGTGATCATGATTGCATTTCCTCGTACCTCCGTGTGTCCCGCCCTTGTAAACTGCAACCGTTACAAGTGTTAAATAATGATTCGTGTTATTCAAAGCTTCATATAGAGTAAAGAAAAGACATTCTTATGATACCTTGTTGTATGCAAGAGCCATTGATACAGCACCTCTCATGAGACCAGACCACCAAATCACAATCTGGACGACGGTtggaaaaagataaatataaaccGGTGTAAATATCCGGAAGAATTATTGAATCTTTTATTAGTACCAAGTGGAATGATACATACCTGCATGTTAAAGTTGATTTTCTCGTTTTGGTTCTTCTTCGCTAGGTTAGATAGAAACGATAACGGAAAGATGAATGCTGCTCTTCCAACCATGATAAGGCCCATTAGGATTGAGCTCACTGCGATTGATGTTCCAGGGGTGTCACTCACGGATCTCCACTTGTCAATGTCCAAGGCATCCATTCCGacatacaagaaaataaatgtcTCCGCAAGAAAAGACAAAGTTGCAAAGGTATGCCTGTGTCATCGGAAAAATTCATATGATAAACATTGGGGAGGTACAAAGTGTTTTTGAACTAAGTTAATCTCAGTAAAAAGGTGGAGAAACTGGAGTTTGCATACTTGGTTGTGATTCTTGAGCTCTCGGTTACGTTGTGCCATGTGTAATGGGACATCACAATACCACAGAAAAACACAGTGAGAATACCGCTCAAGTCGAAAAGCTGCAAGCCAAAATAATGAAACATCAAATATAGTTTGTGTGTGAATGCAATTTTAATGTATTAGTGTCAAACCTCAAGTGGCTTGGTATAAGATTTTATTAGAATCTAACCTCAGCAAGCATATAAGAAAGATACGCCATAAGCATCATGAGTGCAACCTCTCGGTCAGTTGAGTGCCTAAGACAAGCAATGTGGGGAGATATACATTAGACCAAACACGAAAAAAACTTGCAGAAAGCAGTCACATATATGACGCCAAATATGTACCTTCCAAAATAAAGCTTTTTAATGACATACGCACTTATCAGACCGGTCTGCAAgataatgataaatattttagatgGTGGTGAACACAAGTGCAAGGTACGAGAAATAAAGGcagagaagaaaacaatggaCTTACTGCAGCACCAAGCAAGGTACTCAGCAGAAACAAATACAAGAAGTTTCCAAAAAGATGAAAAGCAGCTTCATGGTTAAGATGGGTGAGGTCAAAGCTCTGAATTGCGTTGAAGACCACAACTGATGTGGCATCATTCACAACACCTTCTCCGAATACAAGACTGTAAAGCAAAGGTGTCTCATCTTGATTCAGAACCTATATCACAACAccacataaacaacaaaacttttggTTCACTATGTTTCTGAGTTTATAAGTAGTTCCAGTGATTTGGAGAAAACACATTACCTGCAGCGTACACACAGAATCTGTCGCGGCAAATATGGCACCAATAGCTGAGAATtaaacaccaaacaaacaaatcaagtcTCTCTCGAAAGAAAGAAAGCCAATAAAGCAAAGCTCTTAGTTCAGGCATTACCAAGAATATCACCCAAGTCAAAGGTACCAATGTCCAATTTCTTAAAGAACTGCGTTACACCTGTTTCAAGCACCACCAGCTGATAATCAGTAGATATACAAAACTATCTGAACCTAATCCAAATGCAGCCTTCAGCAATGTTTCAGCTAAACTGAATGGTAAGTAAGGTTACCTAGAGATATGATCGTGCAAGAAATAATAGTCCCAACAGCACCGAAAAGCATAATAGTCACGAAATTGCGAAAAAACTGCTTCTTTTTTACTTGAAACCTGAAAAGTAGACaaaaagaacatacaaaattatcAATCTGAGAAAGCATGAAGATGAACAGAGTAAATCCATGGGACCACTTTTAGTTGCACGTGGATAAATCTAACTactacaaagagaaaaaaaaaaagacatcatgCCCTCCTTATTTATTACAATCACAAGTACTAGAAAAAGGTTGATGAATGACAGTTATATTTATAGAAGCAGAGAAATAAACACATCTATAAAGCTTTCTCCTAACTTTTGTCATCTAGAAAATCACATAATGCATGTTTTGCGTAACCAACTTTGGTAGGTAAAACCCGTGGTACTAAAACGTATCAGATCGTCCTGTACAAAAGATTTTATGTAAGAAATGATGACTAACCCTGCATTGAATATAATGGGTGGCAAAAGATATATGAAGAAGAGATCTTCACTGAAGACGAGCAGATGTGAGCTTTTTCCTTTACTAATCAACAAAATGGAAACACCAGTACCAAGTCCCTGCAAACCACATTTGCTCAACATGTCATTTTCAAGATGATTGATTCCCTATTCGATTCTACTGGAGATAATTCGCAGTGGAAACTTACAATCAATAAGGCGGTGATGGATTCGTTCATCCATCGGTTTTCTTCTAAAAGATGACCAAGAACAATACAAGCACAAAGAAGTGCAACAAAGAGATTCAACGCAACCACAGAGGCGTGATCAGATGTAGTCAATTTAGACGCTAGTGAATCGAGATGTGATGCCAACATTGTTTATCTTCTAGATCCACCAACCCCTCCCAGATTCGATCAAGTACAAAAACTAGTCAGATTTTATGGATCAGCAAAATCGGAAAAATCTCTTTTATCTTTCCGTGCTGTCCATTCAAACCAATCCTGTACTAACATCACCaaacaaaaatcttaataaatctCTACATGAAAAGTaacaaaagatataaaacaGAGCTGAGACTAAACAGTGAAGCTGTGTATGACTTAGCAGctataacataaaaacattattaaaacacacacacacacacaagggTTTTAAAAAGTGA is drawn from Camelina sativa cultivar DH55 chromosome 8, Cs, whole genome shotgun sequence and contains these coding sequences:
- the LOC104707077 gene encoding sodium/hydrogen exchanger 1, producing the protein MLASHLDSLASKLTTSDHASVVALNLFVALLCACIVLGHLLEENRWMNESITALLIGLGTGVSILLISKGKSSHLLVFSEDLFFIYLLPPIIFNAGFQVKKKQFFRNFVTIMLFGAVGTIISCTIISLGVTQFFKKLDIGTFDLGDILAIGAIFAATDSVCTLQVLNQDETPLLYSLVFGEGVVNDATSVVVFNAIQSFDLTHLNHEAAFHLFGNFLYLFLLSTLLGAATGLISAYVIKKLYFGRHSTDREVALMMLMAYLSYMLAELFDLSGILTVFFCGIVMSHYTWHNVTESSRITTKHTFATLSFLAETFIFLYVGMDALDIDKWRSVSDTPGTSIAVSSILMGLIMVGRAAFIFPLSFLSNLAKKNQNEKINFNMQIVIWWSGLMRGAVSMALAYNKFTRAGHTEVRGNAIMITSTITVCLFSTVVFGMLTKPLISYLLPHQSATTSMLSDENTPKSIHIPLLDQDSFIEPSGNHNVPRPDSIRGFLTRPTRTVHYYWRQFDDSFMRPVFGGRGFVPFVPGSPTERDPPDLSKA